Proteins from a single region of Pirellulales bacterium:
- a CDS encoding DNA gyrase subunit B yields MLDYRRVEGEYGADQLEHLSDLEHVRERPSMYIGDTGLRGLHHLVYEVVDNSIDESMAGHAKNVGVTINNDGSVTIEDDGRGIPVEDHPDLGFSTLQGVMTVLKFGGKFSKGAYQTSGGLHGVGVTVVNFLSEWAEVEVCRGGHVYQQEYARGIPTSEVRRIGSTDKVGTKTTFKPDPEIFPITKFVYNTLYRRLQELAFLNRGVRINFRDERTGDGDTFHYERGILQFIEYLNRATEAAHPDILYLAGEYEGIALELAMQYSTDYTENVHSYVNNINTIEGGTHVSGFRNALTRTLNNYGKKMNLFKDLVPTGDDFREGLTAVIALRVPEPQFEGQTKTKLGNSEIEGIVTSAVVDFLNRYLEENPKSAKTIVQKGLLAAEARESARKARQLIRERKGALSSGGLPGKLRDCTSREVDRCELYLVEGDSAGGSAEGGRLREYQAILPLRGKIINAYKSRDDKVLANEEVRSIISAIGIGIGEETDLSKRRYGKIVIMTDADVDGSHIRTLLLTFFYRQMYDLMQAGHVYLAQPPLFRVKSKRETYYVQTDEEMKAQLLELGLGDGVFLPGDGREIAGADMNRLCRLLADLEEPLIALERRGISLREHATRQDAATGRLPIYHVFLGAHDHWFSSREDLDRFVAQEEQAAGSELRVTDHDAQSNGNGQPAPRIHIVELHEVRTINRVLAELASMGFDIQSLIPQERTGTEEPRYVLRRGENEIGLEDLRGLLTAVRNAGGKGLTITRFKGLGEMNAEELRDTTLDPNNRTLLQVRMEDAGAADEMFRVLMGEKVEPRREFIEKHALEVRNLDV; encoded by the coding sequence ATGCTCGATTACCGTCGCGTCGAAGGGGAATACGGCGCCGATCAGCTCGAGCATCTTTCGGACCTCGAGCACGTGCGCGAACGGCCGAGCATGTACATCGGCGATACCGGCCTGCGCGGCTTGCATCACCTAGTGTACGAAGTCGTCGACAATTCGATCGACGAATCAATGGCCGGCCACGCCAAGAACGTTGGTGTGACCATCAACAACGACGGCTCGGTCACGATCGAGGACGACGGGCGCGGCATCCCGGTCGAAGACCACCCCGACCTGGGTTTCTCCACGCTGCAAGGCGTGATGACGGTGCTCAAGTTCGGCGGCAAGTTCAGCAAGGGGGCGTACCAGACCTCGGGCGGTCTGCACGGCGTCGGCGTCACCGTGGTGAACTTTCTCTCGGAATGGGCCGAGGTGGAAGTCTGCCGCGGCGGGCACGTTTACCAGCAGGAGTACGCCCGCGGCATTCCCACGTCCGAGGTGCGCCGCATCGGCAGCACCGACAAGGTGGGAACGAAGACCACTTTCAAGCCCGACCCCGAGATCTTCCCCATCACCAAGTTCGTCTACAACACCCTCTACCGCCGCCTGCAAGAGCTGGCCTTCTTGAATCGCGGCGTGCGGATCAATTTCCGCGACGAGCGCACCGGCGACGGCGACACGTTCCACTACGAGCGCGGCATTCTGCAGTTCATCGAGTATCTGAACCGCGCCACCGAAGCGGCCCATCCCGACATCCTCTACCTGGCGGGCGAGTACGAAGGCATCGCGCTCGAGCTCGCCATGCAGTACAGCACCGACTACACCGAGAACGTTCACAGCTACGTCAACAACATCAACACGATCGAAGGGGGCACCCACGTCTCGGGCTTCCGCAACGCGCTCACGCGCACGCTGAACAACTACGGCAAGAAGATGAACCTCTTCAAGGATCTCGTCCCCACGGGAGACGACTTTCGCGAAGGACTCACCGCCGTCATCGCCCTGCGCGTGCCAGAGCCGCAGTTCGAAGGCCAGACCAAGACCAAGCTCGGCAACAGCGAGATCGAAGGCATCGTCACCTCGGCGGTGGTCGACTTTCTGAATCGCTACCTGGAAGAAAACCCCAAGAGCGCCAAGACGATCGTGCAAAAGGGCCTGCTCGCCGCCGAAGCCCGCGAAAGCGCCCGCAAGGCCCGGCAGCTCATCCGCGAGCGCAAGGGGGCCCTCTCCAGCGGCGGCCTCCCCGGCAAGCTCCGCGACTGCACCAGCCGCGAGGTCGATCGCTGCGAACTGTACCTGGTCGAAGGCGATTCGGCCGGTGGCAGCGCCGAAGGAGGCCGCCTGCGCGAGTACCAGGCCATCCTCCCCCTCCGCGGCAAGATTATCAACGCCTACAAGTCGCGCGACGACAAGGTGCTCGCCAACGAGGAAGTCCGCAGCATCATCTCCGCCATCGGCATCGGCATCGGCGAAGAGACCGACCTCTCGAAGCGGCGCTACGGCAAGATCGTCATCATGACCGACGCCGACGTCGACGGGTCGCACATCCGCACCCTGCTGCTCACCTTCTTCTATCGACAGATGTACGACCTCATGCAGGCGGGGCACGTCTACCTCGCCCAGCCCCCCTTGTTCCGCGTGAAGAGCAAGCGTGAGACCTACTACGTCCAGACCGACGAGGAAATGAAGGCGCAGCTCCTCGAGCTTGGCCTGGGAGACGGCGTCTTCCTCCCCGGCGACGGTCGCGAAATCGCCGGCGCCGACATGAACCGCCTCTGCCGCCTGCTGGCCGATCTCGAAGAACCGCTCATCGCCCTCGAACGGCGCGGCATCAGCCTCCGCGAGCACGCTACGCGACAAGACGCGGCCACGGGCCGCTTGCCGATCTACCACGTCTTCCTCGGCGCGCACGACCACTGGTTCAGCTCGCGCGAGGATCTCGATCGCTTCGTCGCGCAGGAAGAACAGGCCGCCGGCAGCGAGCTCCGCGTCACCGACCACGACGCGCAGTCCAACGGCAACGGCCAACCCGCCCCACGCATCCACATCGTCGAACTGCACGAGGTCCGCACCATCAACCGCGTGCTGGCCGAACTGGCCAGCATGGGCTTCGACATCCAAAGCCTGATCCCCCAGGAACGCACCGGCACCGAAGAGCCGCGCTATGTCCTCCGCCGCGGCGAGAACGAGATCGGCCTCGAGGATCTCCGCGGACTGCTCACCGCCGTCCGCAACGCCGGCGGCAAGGGACTTACCATCACCCGCTTCAAGGGTCTCGGCGAAATGAACGCGGAAGAGCTGCGCGACACCACGCTCGATCCCAACAACCGCACCCTCCTGCAGGTCCGCATGGAAGACGCCGGCGCCGCCGACGAGATGTTCCGCGTCCTCATGGGCGAAAAGGTCGAACCCCGCCGCGAGTTCATCGAAAAGCACGCCCTCGAGGTGCGCAACCTCGACGTGTAG